Genomic window (Musa acuminata AAA Group cultivar baxijiao chromosome BXJ1-9, Cavendish_Baxijiao_AAA, whole genome shotgun sequence):
AAATGAACGTATTTTGCATTAATAAAGTCGATCTTGGTTTGAAAGCAATAAATAATacatcattattttattttaggtcgTAATACATCTCTATTCTTCATGTATTTTATATGATCATTACCGATTGATTGTTCATATGGCTCTCATGAGGAAGTATTTAAATCATTAATCATATCACATCAAAATCAAGACATGAGAAGTAACCATAGATTTTTATTTGAAAACTATTAAAATCATTTAATTGCATAACAAGAACCAATGTTGGAAGGCAAGGTTTTGACATTAATTTTTCTACACTAATTTGGTTTTGACCTTTAGTTTTCCCTCATCAAAGAGGTGTTGACTTTAGCTGTTCTCTACTCATTGCCTtagaaatgtttttttttttatatgaattacaCATGGATCACTCAATGGCAGACACTGTTGATTAAGTCGCTTGGGAGAGATTAATCCATGGTTACAAGCAACAAATATTCTAAACTCACTCCTATGCGATAATTAGATCCCTTATCAACACCACATAATCTCATCATAATTATAGGTTCATCCATCAATCAAGTCTTTCATAAATATTCTATAACTCCAATCCCTGTCGATAATTAATCTTCACTTCTAATTCAACCCCTCTAAAAACCTGATTGTATTTGAGAttctacaacaacaataataataacatgaGCAATCTAATGCCTAGCAGCTATCTGCATCAAAGGACTCATTAGGAGATGTTGGAGAAAGTTACCTATGAACACATGCAGTGATGGAGCTTCACAATGATTCGAGCAAGCCTCACATTATGTAATGTCACTACCTAAAGAAGTGGGGTCTTCTTTCTCATGCTTTAAGAGAGTCGGTGCCTTAAAGAATGCAATGAAATGCACATATGCTACTTTAACAACTTACTATATCGTATTATTTTACTCTCTATTGATATGACTGATGGAGATTTCCTTGGACAGGTTTGGAAGTATGACGAAAATTAGGCAAAATAATGTTTTCGACAAGATCGAGTCTCGAATTTATCCGTCTAAATTTAAGTTTAAAGAGATCTGATCTCATCGCAAATGTTCTCTTTCAATTATGTTATTTTTTCTTGCGAGATAAGCTTTATATTTCTACCATACTCGAGAATCAAATATGCATACTATTTTATCTTGAGGTTTTAGTTTCCCCTATTTGTTAAGGAAAGTGGTAATGGTAATGGAACCTCCACTAGCCTCTAACATGGAGTTGTTTGACTCATTTGATCCTTTTTTAGTACACTTTTCTGGCTTTTCCATGTTGATTGAGAAGTTAttctctattcatgttgtctggaCACTGCTTAGTGGGAGTGTGCCAAAGTCAATCTGCAACTCCACATACCTAAACAAAGATTATGGCAGTCTTGTCATACTAATCACAAATTATTCTTAGTGTTCTTCAAGACTGTTGGAATGTTATCTACTTGCTTTAAAGGTTCTAAGATCAAACTAAGCAAAGAAAACATATAGGCATTGTTCTTAGAGGAAGCCAAGCAAAAGATGTGGCATTTGGATTCATCTTCTTGATTGAGTACTCAATCAACAACATTGAGTGATGCATTCATAAGTCCTATCCTAATCCCATCCTTAAAAATTCTTTCACACTTAGGCTTTTAACACTGGAATTATATATGATTGATGACAAGGATGTTAAAACTATCAATACATAAACAAATCAACCATTTGCATGAAAGCAAGGGATAGAAAACAAGATTGTCCAACCAATTCCACATCCTGTGATGTATTGTTGCAGTGCCAATTCTCTCTGTCCTTTTGACTCACTCCTTACCTTCTTGAAAACAATTAATTGGTGCAATTATTCCATTGAAAAGAAGAATAGATCAACTTGTGATAGTTGAATTACCTAACAAGCACCACTCAACCAACATTGATTAGATAAGTTAAAATGAGGCAGAAATGATTTCagaataattatatattactttttAATTAGTTACATTACTTTTTGTAATTATATATTtcagactaattatatattactttagCATCTCGGTTcctatactttcaaaaattatattagaatcccTGTATATAAGTAAAACATTGATATCCTTATACAGgggttaaaaataaaaaaaaaaattattggaataatgaggttaaatatttcactttttttttaaagtataaaaatcaAGATACTAAAGATAAACTAATTAcataaagataatatataattagttgaaTAATTTTTATAGTAATAAATTAATTACTCACAATAAAAATAGATCAAAAGCAATAATTGGTGGCATCAGACATAACTACTTCCCATCAAAATCAGCTCTttgagatttttcatgatctataCTTTATAATGTGATTTAAGCAGCGAAGAAATCACAATATTTGACTAATAATACAAAGAACTTATCCCAAGGTTGCATCAGCTCTATATATCAGATGAATTAGCTGGCTAATCTTGTAGATTATGCATACAATGCAAGAGAGGTGGACAACCAAGACGTGTTAATGGAGGGCATGTCGTGTCCATTAAGCTCCAACCCACATAAGTAGCTGGTAAGAGTTACTATATGGGAGGCATGAAGCATAGCTAGTTGCTTGGTGCCAATGTTTGAAGTTACCGTATGGAATAGGCATTTGGGGTTTCGCATGTGAATCCACGTAGTTACCGTATGCACCCTTTCTTCTCGCTTCAGCTTCCGGAATCCTATTTGCCAACCGATGTCAGCGTGTGTGTCACATCCCATGACACCCTCCCATGCTTTCCCTTGCTTCATTACTTGGCTGACAAGCATAGACACCGCTCCCTTTGTCTCCTCTCATAGAAGGACAACCCTTCTTGGCCATGGAAGTGAATGACGATAGAGACGACGTGCAGGAGACTGCGCTTTCTCTTCGACTCAATTATGATGGCGGAAGTAGTCATCTCTCGACCGGCGATCATCCCCGGCCACATGCTGCTACCCCTGTTGAGCCCTCTCTGACCCTTGTCCTCCCAAGCATGGCCTGTTCGGTGAGTGGAGTCGTCGGCCGGATGTCTTCTTCTCATAGTGTGATATCATCGATTTCCGGTGGTCGTCCCTCTAAGGTTAAGAGGGAGAACGATGGCAGGATCAGCGATGAGGAGGAAGACGGTGCAGCTAGGAAGAAGCTCAGGCTCACCAAGGAGCAGTCTGCCCTTTTGGAAGACAAGTTCAAGGAGCATGCTACTCTCAATCCGGTCTGCCTTCTCTCATGAAATCTTCACCATTAAACTACGCATAGATTACTAATCTAGTTTGTGTTTATCGTCTGTTCTACGATCAGAAGCAAAAACAAGCTTTGGCCAGGCAATTGAACCTTCGTTCTCGGCAGGTCGAAGTATGGTTCCAGAACAGGAGAGCCAGGTTGGTGTGTCATGCAAACCCTATACATATACCTCTCGCTTCTGTTACTCAACTCGACTGCGTCTTGTTGCAGGACAAAGCTCAAGAAAACCGAAGTCGAGTGCGAGTTCCTGCGAAAGTGCTGCGAGACGCTGAGAGAAGAGAACAGGAGGCTGCTGCAGGAGATACAGGAGCTCAAGTCGCTCGACTTTCAAGCGCCCCGATACATGCATCCCCCCGGGGGCGCCGCCGCCAGTACCTTCCAGACGTGCCCATCGTGCAAGAACAGAGACGAAGGCGGATCTCCTGCGGTGGCCCCGAAGACTCGCTTCTTCAACCCCTTCGCCCACTCGGCAGCGTACTGATCGGGAGGCATAATAGCCTTCTTCCTTTACTTAGGGTTCGGGCGAGATGTATGTCTGATACTTGCCGTGAGTTCCGTCATATacaatgtctcatatttctctTGGTTTGATTCCATATTACCTATGAAGAACACAAACACAAATCAATACTTGTTAAATTTTGTATGTTAGTCAATCGATGTACAGAGATCGCAATAATGAATATTGCCTGAAGAACACTAGCTTTAATTGTACTCCTTTTTAGAGCAGAATGATGGAAATCATGCCATCGTATAACTCAGACTTCTTTTTGTTGAAATGGTAAGATCGATCCCTATTCCCTTCTTCACATTTTTTGATGATAGAAAATAAGTTGCAATTGTCATTTTTTGAGTATTCATTTCATGGGAACTGAAATGACTACTAAAGAAAGTGAGAAGAGAACAGGAAAGCGAGAAGAAAAATATAGAAGAAGGCATATCTATAGACGATCTTTCCGGCGTCGTCGATGATGCGTCCCTCATCCGCCGTGTGTCGTTTTCATGCAGAGCATAACATGTTGAGGATTCTGGAGGCCAAGTGGATGGAAGAATGGCGAGTGGATTACCCCCTCATGAATGCAAGACTGCAACCTTTACTAGTGTCTGCTGAATCTACAACCTTCGAGTACACCAACGACATGAATCCAATGAGTGGTTGGGCGGCTCTAAATTAACATGCTCGTCTGTTCTAACCATCCCAAGGTAGATGAATACTTTTTCTgttctttccttcctttctttccaaTCTGTCTCTTTTCATGGATCCTCATGATTGGCCTGCTTGCAAGTGAGCTCCTCACTTTTCTCCAATCATTTAACCGTCGCCAAAAGTGAACTATTACTCTAATCCTTCGACCAATTCTCATCCATTAACGTGATGATCACATCACACCGAGAAAACTAAGGTTGAGCACAACTGCTGTACTCGCTTGCAGGTTTTGGTATATATCTCcaa
Coding sequences:
- the LOC135582690 gene encoding homeobox-leucine zipper protein HOX19-like, with translation MEVNDDRDDVQETALSLRLNYDGGSSHLSTGDHPRPHAATPVEPSLTLVLPSMACSVSGVVGRMSSSHSVISSISGGRPSKVKRENDGRISDEEEDGAARKKLRLTKEQSALLEDKFKEHATLNPKQKQALARQLNLRSRQVEVWFQNRRARTKLKKTEVECEFLRKCCETLREENRRLLQEIQELKSLDFQAPRYMHPPGGAAASTFQTCPSCKNRDEGGSPAVAPKTRFFNPFAHSAAY